In Desulfatibacillum aliphaticivorans DSM 15576, one genomic interval encodes:
- a CDS encoding PAS domain S-box protein, with protein sequence MKLIYRLFIGFFSVVLLTGFVGLIGLDAVDKLGEAVRRIERDNIPHTLLLESITGSSHEACVQALRFALRGGEANRIKALEALGEIQSGLQEYSGIVQNDPNREEAKGQERVVQEKAAAFNQTMRSYLAMNEGYHMERMKESGSFRPDFIPQVAMDQENSLRIAKQELITSLDSLARIEQRNLRDFSQSAAEIASKTKFLILAIAIGALIFAVFQGIAVSGSISKPLDNLVKAAMEIGKGNLNVSIEEKGDVEIVRMGEALNRMIQNMEESKKRLIDINELESAQEALRKSENLLQTLINTTRDAIIAIDQTGRITLFNHAGEKMFQRTREEMLGQSLEPLMPPEFRKNHPQYLRSYFSTGKPDAAMGKILELPAMRGDGAVFPMEISLSSGEADSKTFVVGIARDISERKRTEENIIRAKKEWERTFDAVPDLIAIIDSNHKIVRVNKAMAAAFGTTPGKMAGASCAQVVHCTSGPPDFCPHVLSLTDGKYHDAEVYDDNLGAHLHVSTSPIRDAEGVITASVHIMRDISDRKRAEAELAKTHAKLIETARQIGMAEVATGVLHNVGNVLNSVNISTEVMQRKVKDSRINDLMEVMNLVKEHEDSLPHFLFHDSQGREILPFLHDLSLHLAEEQNALLKEINELSGYTSHISEIVKTQQEWSKVPGLVEPLSLKDVVEEVLTINAAGLKRNNIQVVRDYQPVPDVAADRRKLTQILMNLVSNAGHALNSTAEEERILTVSLFSDSPGFTSVRVTDNGEGIAKENMSRLFRYGFTTKKKGHGFGLHSCALAAQEMGGSLFAESEGPGQGASFTMRIPSNDGGRKDA encoded by the coding sequence ATGAAACTGATTTACCGGCTGTTTATAGGCTTTTTCTCCGTGGTGCTGCTGACAGGCTTTGTGGGCCTGATCGGATTGGACGCCGTCGACAAACTGGGGGAAGCCGTGCGCAGAATAGAACGCGATAATATTCCCCACACGCTTTTGCTTGAAAGCATCACCGGCTCGTCTCACGAGGCCTGCGTTCAGGCGCTCCGTTTCGCCCTTCGAGGAGGGGAAGCAAACAGAATCAAAGCCCTGGAAGCCCTGGGTGAAATCCAGTCGGGTTTGCAGGAATATTCCGGGATAGTCCAAAACGACCCGAACAGGGAGGAGGCGAAGGGCCAGGAGAGGGTAGTCCAAGAGAAGGCGGCCGCCTTTAACCAGACGATGAGAAGCTATTTGGCCATGAACGAAGGGTATCACATGGAGCGGATGAAAGAGTCGGGATCTTTCAGGCCGGATTTTATCCCTCAGGTAGCGATGGATCAGGAAAACTCGCTGCGCATTGCCAAGCAGGAATTGATAACCAGCCTTGACTCTCTGGCGCGTATAGAACAACGCAACCTCAGGGATTTCTCCCAGTCCGCCGCGGAGATCGCCTCAAAAACAAAGTTTTTAATCCTGGCGATTGCCATTGGCGCTCTGATTTTCGCTGTTTTCCAGGGAATCGCCGTATCCGGCTCCATTTCCAAACCCTTGGATAATCTTGTAAAGGCCGCCATGGAAATCGGCAAAGGCAACCTGAACGTCTCCATAGAGGAAAAGGGGGACGTGGAAATCGTCCGCATGGGCGAGGCCCTGAACCGGATGATTCAAAACATGGAGGAATCCAAAAAGCGGCTCATTGACATCAATGAGTTGGAATCCGCTCAGGAGGCCCTCCGAAAAAGCGAGAATCTGCTCCAGACGCTGATCAACACCACCCGGGACGCCATCATCGCCATTGACCAGACCGGCAGGATCACGCTGTTCAACCACGCGGGCGAAAAAATGTTCCAGCGCACCCGGGAAGAGATGCTGGGGCAGTCCCTGGAGCCCCTCATGCCGCCGGAATTCCGGAAAAACCATCCCCAGTATCTCCGGTCCTATTTTTCCACGGGAAAACCGGACGCCGCCATGGGCAAAATCCTGGAGCTCCCCGCCATGCGGGGAGACGGCGCGGTTTTCCCCATGGAGATTTCATTGTCTTCGGGGGAGGCCGACTCCAAAACCTTTGTGGTGGGCATAGCCAGGGACATCAGCGAAAGAAAAAGAACGGAAGAAAACATCATTCGGGCCAAAAAGGAATGGGAGCGGACCTTTGACGCCGTGCCGGACCTCATCGCCATCATTGACAGCAACCACAAGATAGTCCGGGTGAACAAAGCCATGGCCGCCGCCTTTGGAACCACCCCCGGCAAAATGGCGGGGGCTTCCTGCGCTCAGGTGGTTCACTGCACCAGCGGGCCTCCGGACTTTTGCCCCCACGTCCTGTCCTTGACGGACGGCAAATACCATGACGCCGAAGTGTACGACGACAATTTGGGCGCCCATCTGCACGTGAGCACCTCCCCCATCCGGGACGCCGAGGGCGTCATCACCGCTTCGGTGCACATCATGCGGGATATCTCGGACCGGAAGCGGGCGGAGGCGGAGCTGGCAAAAACCCATGCCAAGCTCATAGAGACGGCCCGGCAGATCGGCATGGCCGAGGTGGCCACGGGCGTGCTTCACAACGTGGGCAACGTGCTTAACAGCGTGAACATTTCCACGGAAGTGATGCAGCGCAAGGTCAAGGATTCCCGCATTAACGATTTAATGGAGGTCATGAACCTGGTGAAGGAGCATGAGGATTCCTTGCCGCACTTTCTCTTTCATGACAGCCAGGGCCGGGAAATTCTTCCGTTTTTACATGATCTTTCCCTGCATCTTGCGGAGGAGCAAAACGCCTTGCTCAAGGAGATCAACGAGCTTTCAGGATACACCTCCCATATTTCCGAAATCGTCAAAACCCAGCAGGAATGGAGCAAGGTTCCCGGCCTTGTGGAGCCCCTTTCCCTGAAAGACGTGGTGGAGGAGGTCCTGACCATCAACGCGGCCGGCCTGAAAAGAAATAATATCCAGGTGGTGAGAGACTATCAACCGGTCCCGGACGTTGCGGCGGACAGGCGCAAACTCACCCAGATTTTGATGAATCTGGTTTCCAACGCCGGGCATGCACTGAATTCCACTGCAGAAGAGGAACGCATTTTGACCGTAAGCCTCTTTTCCGACAGCCCCGGCTTCACCTCCGTCCGGGTGACGGACAACGGAGAAGGGATCGCCAAGGAAAACATGTCCCGCTTATTCCGATACGGCTTCACCACCAAGAAAAAAGGCCACGGCTTCGGCCTGCATTCCTGCGCCCTGGCGGCCCAGGAAATGGGAGGCAGCCTTTTCGCCGAAAGCGAAGGACCCGGCCAGGGAGCTTCGTTCACCATGAGAATACCCAGCAATGACGGAGGAAGGAAAGATGCCTGA
- a CDS encoding ATP-binding protein, giving the protein MPDPTAALNKRILIIDDSPDIHRDYVKILARPLDTSDLDARKAMILGSQPKAASNAPIYDLEHALQGEEGVERIRQAVTDGAYFAAAFVDMRMPPGIDGLETIQEIWKIDPKVEVVICTAYSDYSLEAIRKRLGDSHQLLILKKPFESMEVAQLAAALTQKWSNARQAELKQCELEVLVEERTRELAMAKEAAEKANRCKAEFLANVSHELRTPMNGVKGMLELLLETAMNAEQQELAQLAHQSAMNELEIIQAILDYVRMQEGDLEISPEEFNLHNHISEALEALEARAQKRGLNFQLSFSDNIPPALYGDPLLIRRALINLVSNAIKFTSQGMIQVDVRSTDHAESAIIRFSVADTGVGVPKDMLEKIFESFTQVDGSATRSYMGAGLGLTLTRQIITGMGGSLGVKSELNSGSEFWFEVPLKKALWDGRL; this is encoded by the coding sequence ATGCCTGACCCGACCGCCGCCTTGAACAAGCGGATCCTTATTATTGACGACAGCCCGGATATCCACAGGGATTACGTAAAGATACTGGCCAGGCCGCTCGACACCTCCGATCTGGACGCCAGAAAAGCCATGATATTAGGCTCCCAGCCCAAAGCCGCTTCCAACGCTCCGATCTACGACCTGGAACACGCCCTCCAGGGAGAGGAAGGGGTGGAAAGAATCCGGCAGGCGGTTACGGACGGCGCCTATTTCGCCGCGGCATTTGTGGACATGCGCATGCCCCCGGGCATTGACGGCCTGGAAACCATCCAGGAAATCTGGAAGATCGACCCCAAAGTGGAGGTCGTCATATGCACGGCCTATTCGGACTACTCCCTGGAGGCCATCCGTAAACGCCTGGGAGACTCCCATCAGTTATTGATCTTAAAAAAGCCCTTTGAAAGCATGGAAGTGGCACAACTGGCGGCCGCGCTCACGCAAAAGTGGAGCAACGCCAGGCAGGCCGAGTTGAAGCAGTGCGAGTTGGAAGTGCTGGTGGAGGAACGCACCCGGGAGTTGGCCATGGCCAAGGAGGCCGCCGAAAAGGCGAACCGGTGCAAGGCCGAGTTCCTGGCCAACGTCAGCCACGAATTGCGAACGCCCATGAACGGGGTGAAAGGAATGCTGGAGCTTTTGTTGGAGACCGCCATGAACGCCGAGCAGCAGGAGCTGGCCCAACTGGCGCATCAAAGCGCCATGAACGAACTGGAAATCATCCAGGCCATCCTGGACTACGTGCGCATGCAGGAGGGGGACCTGGAAATCAGCCCGGAGGAATTCAACCTTCACAACCACATTAGCGAAGCCTTGGAAGCCCTGGAAGCCCGGGCCCAAAAACGGGGCCTGAATTTCCAGCTCAGCTTTTCGGACAATATCCCCCCCGCCTTGTACGGAGACCCGCTTTTAATCCGCCGCGCCCTCATCAATCTGGTGAGCAACGCCATCAAGTTTACCTCCCAGGGAATGATCCAGGTGGACGTCCGGTCCACGGATCATGCAGAGTCGGCCATTATCCGCTTTTCCGTCGCCGACACCGGGGTGGGCGTTCCCAAGGACATGTTGGAGAAAATTTTCGAATCCTTCACCCAGGTGGACGGCTCCGCCACCCGCTCGTACATGGGGGCGGGCCTGGGCCTGACTTTAACCCGGCAGATCATCACGGGCATGGGCGGTTCGCTGGGGGTGAAGAGCGAGTTGAACTCCGGGTCTGAGTTCTGGTTTGAAGTCCCCTTGAAAAAAGCGCTCTGGGACGGCCGGTTATAA